In the Primulina eburnea isolate SZY01 chromosome 15, ASM2296580v1, whole genome shotgun sequence genome, GATTAAATTAACTCTATATCATCGTTGTGATATTCTTTTTCTTCAGATGAAAATCCTCATCGGGAACAATAGCTACTCCCGTAAGCTCGAAAATATACAttagtaaatatatatataggtagCACAACGAATTGAAAAATGGTGAGACGAGATAAACAAAAGCAAAAAGGGACCTTCATTCTTGTCCAACAAAACAACACCAAGTTCTACCAGTAATCCAAACAAGAACAAGTTCCGTTCTTGAAGTGATGAAACCTGGTTCTGTCTCTTACTATAATCTCTCTCATATATATTTTCGAAAAAAGCTTAGTACAAGAATGGCAATCCACACAAACCCGGAGATTCTTTATAATCCTGATAGGCACACAAGCATTGGATTCCAGAAGAGCAAACGATATAGCTAGCCTTTCGCTGTGATGCGAAAGAGCTTCTTCCCTTTCTTCATCTTCAATGTCAAACAACACGTCTCGAGTTCTTGGAAGATGACCAAATTCTTGTAACTTTTTATTCATTTCTTCGAGCTTTAAGTATATATCTTTCGCTTTTGGATGACTCTTGTCACCAATGAGGAACTCATGCATTGAACCATTCACCTCAACTATGCTACTTCCAGGAGTTTTGTCAATGCCAAGACGTTTCATCAATGATCGTAGTCGATTAACATCTTCCCACCTGTTCAAAAATGCATACATATTCGATAAAAGCACATAACTCCCACTAGTTTCGGGTTCTAATTCTAATAGTTTCCTCAATGCAATTTCACCAATATCTACATTCCCATGAACTCTAGCAGCCCCGAGCAAAGATCTCCACAAAATGGCATTAGGCTTCATAGACATGGACAAAACTATTTCCTCAGCATCCTCAACAAGCCCAGCTCGGCCCAGAAGATCCACTAGGCAACAATAGTGCTCAATCTTAGGCTCAAGTCTATATACACTTTTCATTGACTTGAAATATTTACGTCCTTCTTCCACCAATCCTACATGCGAGCAAGCATTCATTACTGATAGTATTGTTGTATCATCAGGGGCAAAACTCTCTCGTATCATTCTCCGAAACAAACCAAGTGCCTCATTCCCACGACCATGGATTGCAAGTCCTCTAATCATGGCATTGAAACAAAATGCATCCCTACATGCCAACTGTTTGAACAACTGGCAAGCTAAATCAAGACAGCCAGAATTGGCATACAAAGTAATTAGTGCCGTGCCAATAAAGTGATTGATGCTAAGATTATTTCTAATCACATAAACATGCGCCCAGGTACCTTGACTGAGAGCACCTATATCAGCACATGCAGTGATTAAAGCAACTAAAGTTACTTCATTTGGCTCCAAAAGAGACTTTTGCATGGAGCTGAACAAACTCAAAACCTCCAGAGAAAAACCAGTATTTCCATGTATATTATCAACTAAACTAAACGTATCATTACGTGCATAAGCTGATAGCATAGAGTTCCATGTCGCCAAATCGGGTTCCCAAATTCGATTGAATATATATCTAGCAAGACCTACTTTGCCACATCTGGAATAAAAATTAACCAGCGAAGCTTGAATGAATTTGTCGATAGGGGAACCAAGAAATTTTAAGACATGTACATGTAGGGATTTGCCTTCTTCAAGCCATTGATGGGACCCAAAAGCCTTGAAGAGTGAAGGGTAGGTGTAGTTATTTGGTTTGACACTGGAGTGAGTCAGAATGCGAGAATAGATAGACAACGCGATTTGAACATGATCTTCTCGAGTGAGGGAAGAAACAAGGGTGTTATAGAGAAAGATACTTGGGTTCAAGACTAGGTTGAATATGGTTAGTGTGTAGGTTACAGGAGCTAGAGAGGAAGAAAAGTAGAGAACGCGGCTGACAGGATATGTGTGGAGGATGAGGCCGGTTGTGATCATTTGAGCATGGACCTGTTTGAAAGTATCCAATGTCTTGCATCGTCGTAAGAGATGAAGGACTGGATGGTTTGATTTTGGGCTTACTGATTTCATATAATTTAGATGTACGCATGCTCATCATATATTCCTTCTCTCTTTAGCACGAGGTAGATATACAGGAAGCGATGAGTGTGGTCCCAAGTGAATCAACCTTACTTTTGCACATTCATTGAGCTGCCATCAGGCAAAACATATGAGAAACATGGATGATTTTCATCAAAAAACATTTGATATTATAAAGAATAGGGATGCAAATTCCTGCTTTCACAGTCATCCAACCAACCTTAGGGACTAAATCATAATTTCTAAGCCGAAGAAACACATACTCGATAACTACTGACTAGTCATAATGCACACATATTTGTGTGTGACTATatcaattattatataataaagcaTTAGTATTTTTAAACATCAGGATTTAACACATCATGTTATTATTAAAGTAACCCGTATTTTAGCAATTAGAAAAGATTAAGatgttaaaataataaaaaatttaatgtttTATACTACAATAAGATCAAGGTGCATTTTAGAAACTGATTAATATGCACCAAATGGATAAAAATGTTAgataagtcaatacattaataCACTAAGAACGGGGAAAGATGTTTCGATTTTAAGAAATAAATGAGTTCCATATAGACCAAAAATGATCTGGTAGGGTCCCCGTTATGTGAAGTATGGATAGATAGTACATGGTTGATAGCACAATATCTCCACAGTTAATATGAAAATCATATGAACAAAGGGGTTCATTTTTGCCACATAATTTAAACAAAACACagcttaaaaaataaaaaatggacTCAACATCCACCACAACGATCACAAAAAAGTTAAGACAGCAAGAATAAGTTCTTAAGAGAATTATTGACGATGCATTTAGCAAAAAAGTGTCTTTTTGCAGACAATGTACACAAAAGCAAGATCAAATATTTTCAAGCACCAGATGATAGCATTTTCGACCTTAAATTTTCACAAAGTTCAAGAAACTCCAAAGCAAGTTGACTaggaaaaaattaaaacaaatattaCAAACGATTGACTACAATATGACCGTGGAACTATATCCAGATGACATGAAAGggaattaaaaaaattctttaagGAATTTTATCGAACATATTGAACACGTTTCAAATGTCACTCGTGATCCGttgaaatttataaataaatacttATAAGAAATGGTTTAGGTTACCTGGATACTACCATAAGCAAATTTCACCGCGAATGGATTAGTGAAGGAATTTGAAGTGTTCTGGTGGCGGGGGAATTTTCGGAAGCATGCCACCTTCAAATTTGTTTCTAGTTTCACTTTCAATCTCTAAAGCTTGATAAACCAAAGGACTGGACCATCAGTTTTTTAAGTTTGGGCCGTTGCGCTTGAATTCAAAGAGTCATTCATTTGTTATCACAGAGGTGACCTGAAAGTTTGGGCCATTGCGTTTCAATATCTAAAGCTCTGACGTAGGCAGGGTAAAGTGTGTCATCCCATCTTCCCCCCTCAAGATTCTCATGGCTATCCTTTGGTTAAATAATTTTGGTAAACATTTTTCGGTACCGTGTACTGGTATCGATACCGAAATTTTCAGACGGTAACGtaatgaaatttgaaatattttgtgTATACAAAAATActgaaataatatataaaattaaaaatataaacatttttaaataatgaatttaatttttttaaaaaatataaggtATTTTTTGGTATAAAACAATATACCCCGatatgatatcaaaatctcgGTATACCACAATATTTCAGTAGGTAtaccaaaatttttaaaacgatATGTAATTTTCAGTATGATATGGTATGATATATCACCCCTAATTATTATAAGAACTAAAAAGTTATTTTCTATGATTCTTCATAATCAACTGACATGAGATATGAAATattgataaattattaaataagcaTAAAGTTATTACATGTGGcttaatttgtaaatattagcaaaaaattgaaatataaagtATAGTTTACCCTCAAGTGAAAATGTTTTGACAAACtaacatttttttattaattaatcaattaggcATGCATGTATACTTTCACAAAAATTTAGCTAGTATATAAAGTTGTGCTAAATTGATCGTTCTTCATTATACGATCAACAAAATCTATAAATTAGATGGAAGCTGCGACACAATATGAGAGACAAGAAAACCCAATAGGGAACACAAGAAAATGCTGGAAATTCTCTGAatgtgcatatatatatatatatatatatatatatatatatatatatatatagagagagcAAGTTGTCGAGTCTACAATCTGTAAtcgaatttattattattaatttacaaTCAAATATTCAGCAACATATCTCTTTTATGGTATTAGAGCATCTCTCCCATGAATTTGATATGTatgttttttagtttttttcccCCCAAATGGCTTCGCAATCCTCTAATATTATCTCCTTTTTTGCCAATTTTCCAGCCTACTGCTACAAAATTTCAATTATATTGTTATTGCAACAGCTCAGCTCCCTCTCTCTCTCTAACTCACCAAATTCAGcttaatttttaatttcttgTAAACCTCATTTTGATGCTATCTATTTCCGGCTGGATCTACTTGGTTGTCTTGATGGAACTCTTCCATGTCTGACTCCCATGATGACTCGAGATGACAAAAGTGTTGTTGTGACGTGAAATATATATAGTCAAGATCATCTCATTCTGACGTGAAATTCTGGTCTCTTTGGGTGAATTTTTCACTCCGTTGGTGTGTGTAATTGCCACAGTGAATGTCTCTTATGTCTTGTACTCCCGACGCCAAGGATCTCCCACTTACATGGTTCATCTCAAGGGAAATGGACTATGATTACTCGTGGTGATCTT is a window encoding:
- the LOC140814803 gene encoding pentatricopeptide repeat-containing protein At5g43790 isoform X2, with the protein product MKSVSPKSNHPVLHLLRRCKTLDTFKQVHAQMITTGLILHTYPVSRVLYFSSSLAPVTYTLTIFNLVLNPSIFLYNTLVSSLTREDHVQIALSIYSRILTHSSVKPNNYTYPSLFKAFGSHQWLEEGKSLHVHVLKFLGSPIDKFIQASLVNFYSRCGKVGLARYIFNRIWEPDLATWNSMLSAYARNDTFSLVDNIHGNTGFSLEVLSLFSSMQKSLLEPNEVTLVALITACADIGALSQACQLFKQLACRDAFCFNAMIRGLAIHGRGNEALGLFRRMIRESFAPDDTTILSVMNACSHVGLVEEGRKYFKSMKSVYRLEPKIEHYCCLVDLLGRAGLVEDAEEIVLSMSMKPNAILWRSLLGAARVHGNVDIGEIALRKLLELEPETSGSYVLLSNMYAFLNRWEDVNRLRSLMKRLGIDKTPGSSIVEVNGSMHEFLIGDKSHPKAKDIYLKLEEMNKKLQEFGHLPRTRDVLFDIEDEEREEALSHHSERLAISFALLESNACVPIRIIKNLRVCVDCHSCTKLFSKIYMREIIVRDRTRFHHFKNGTCSCLDYW
- the LOC140814803 gene encoding pentatricopeptide repeat-containing protein At5g43790 isoform X1 — translated: MKSVSPKSNHPVLHLLRRCKTLDTFKQVHAQMITTGLILHTYPVSRVLYFSSSLAPVTYTLTIFNLVLNPSIFLYNTLVSSLTREDHVQIALSIYSRILTHSSVKPNNYTYPSLFKAFGSHQWLEEGKSLHVHVLKFLGSPIDKFIQASLVNFYSRCGKVGLARYIFNRIWEPDLATWNSMLSAYARNDTFSLVDNIHGNTGFSLEVLSLFSSMQKSLLEPNEVTLVALITACADIGALSQGTWAHVYVIRNNLSINHFIGTALITLYANSGCLDLACQLFKQLACRDAFCFNAMIRGLAIHGRGNEALGLFRRMIRESFAPDDTTILSVMNACSHVGLVEEGRKYFKSMKSVYRLEPKIEHYCCLVDLLGRAGLVEDAEEIVLSMSMKPNAILWRSLLGAARVHGNVDIGEIALRKLLELEPETSGSYVLLSNMYAFLNRWEDVNRLRSLMKRLGIDKTPGSSIVEVNGSMHEFLIGDKSHPKAKDIYLKLEEMNKKLQEFGHLPRTRDVLFDIEDEEREEALSHHSERLAISFALLESNACVPIRIIKNLRVCVDCHSCTKLFSKIYMREIIVRDRTRFHHFKNGTCSCLDYW